The Manis javanica isolate MJ-LG chromosome 4, MJ_LKY, whole genome shotgun sequence genome contains a region encoding:
- the S100A11 gene encoding protein S100-A11 isoform X1, translating to MPPWILGRKREAKMSSPTETERCIESLIAVFQKYAGKDGNSCKLSKTEFLTFMNTELAAFAKNQKDPGVLDRMMKKLDLNCDGQLDFQEFLNLIGGMAIACHDSFIMSARFQK from the exons GCAAAAATGTCCAGCCCTACAGAGACTGAGCGGTGCATCGAGTCTCTGATTGCTGTTTTCCAAAAGTATGCTGGAAAGGATGGTAACAGCTGCAAACTCTCCAAAACCGAGTTCCTAACCTTCATGAATACAGAACTGGCGGCCTTCGCAAAG AACCAGAAGGACCCTGGTGTCCTTGACCGCATGATGAAGAAACTGGACCTCAACTGTGATGGGCAGCTAGATTTCCAAGAATTTCTCAATCTTATTGGAGGGATGGCTATAGCTtgccatgactcctttatcatgtctgccCGTTTCCAGAAGTAA
- the S100A11 gene encoding protein S100-A11 isoform X2, with protein sequence MSSPTETERCIESLIAVFQKYAGKDGNSCKLSKTEFLTFMNTELAAFAKNQKDPGVLDRMMKKLDLNCDGQLDFQEFLNLIGGMAIACHDSFIMSARFQK encoded by the exons ATGTCCAGCCCTACAGAGACTGAGCGGTGCATCGAGTCTCTGATTGCTGTTTTCCAAAAGTATGCTGGAAAGGATGGTAACAGCTGCAAACTCTCCAAAACCGAGTTCCTAACCTTCATGAATACAGAACTGGCGGCCTTCGCAAAG AACCAGAAGGACCCTGGTGTCCTTGACCGCATGATGAAGAAACTGGACCTCAACTGTGATGGGCAGCTAGATTTCCAAGAATTTCTCAATCTTATTGGAGGGATGGCTATAGCTtgccatgactcctttatcatgtctgccCGTTTCCAGAAGTAA